The sequence CGTTGACGTAAGTGCCCCCCATTGCGGTGCTGATAGTGGCATTGATGTCTGATTGGGCGACTCCGAAAGATCCGGCTGCAGCCTGATCGACATCCAGCTTGAGTTGCGGCGTATCATCAAGGCCGTTGGGCCGCACTTGCGAGAGTCGGGGGTCCGTGGACGCCAAGCCGAGGAACTGATTGCGTGCCTCGGTCATTTTCCGGTGGCCGAGGCCCGCACGGTCAACAAGCTGCACTTCGAAGCCTGAGGCATTGCCCAGTTCCCGGACAGCGGGTGGGGCAAAGGCGATTATCATGCCGGACGTTATCTTCTGGAATGCCATGTTGGCGCGTTGGGCAACAGCGGCAACCCCGTTTTCGCTTCCTTCGCGTTCCGACCAGTCGCGCATGTCAACGAAAATCATGCCGACATTCTGGCCCTGCCCCGCAAATCCGAAGCCGGCGAGCGTGAATACATTGGCGACATTGTCGCCTTCCTCGGTGATGTAGTGCGCGCGCGCGCGGGCGAGAGTACGCTCCGTCTCTTCAATGGTGGAACCGGCGGGCAAATAGACCTGATTGATGATCGTTCCCTGATCCTCGTCAGGCAGGAAACCACTGGGGAGCCTAAGGAAGATTACCGCCATTCCGACGACGACCAGCGCGTAGATCGCCATTGATTGGCCCCATCGCCGCTCGACCTTTCCCAGAGCACCGCCATAGTGGCTTACACCGCGATCGAAGGTAGTGTTGAACCAGTTGAAAAACCTGTCGGACAATCCGGCAAGTCCGGTCCTGCTGCGTTCCGGGTTATGCCCGTTGGTGGACGGCTTGAGGATGCTGGCGCACAAAGCGGGGGTCAGGATAAGCGCTACCAGAACCGAAAGCGCCATGGCAGAGGCAATGGTGATGGAAAACTGCCGGAAAATTACCCCCGTGGAACCACCGAAAAACGCCATCGGTATGAACACCGCAGACAGGACAAGCCCGACACCAACCAGGGCTCCGCTGATTTCGTCCATGGACCGTCGCGCGGCCTCCTTGGGACTCAGTTGCTCGGTGTGAATGAGCCTTTCCACGTTCTCGACAACAACGATGGCGTCATCGACCAGCAGGCCAATTGCCAGCACCATGCCGAACAGGGTGAGCGTATTGATCGTAAAGCCAGCCAGCGCCAGAATCGCGATTGACCCCAGAAGAACGACGGGTATGGCAATTGTAGGGATCAGGGTCGCCCGCCAGTTCTGAAGGAACAGGAACATGACGAGGAAGACCAGGACAACGGCCTCGATCAGCGTGTAGATGACTTGCTCGACCGACAATTCGACAAATGTCGAGTTATCGACCGGGAATTCGTATTTCACCCAGGCAGGAAAATCATCCGACAATGTATCCAGTTCGGCCTTGATTGCCTCGACCGTATCGAGCGCATTGGCGCCAGGAGCCAGATTTATGCCGACAGCCGCAGCCGGATGACCATTGAACTTTCCCCTGAAACCATACGTTTCGATGCCCAGTTCGACTCGCGCAACGTCAGCCAGGCGGACGACCGAACCGTCGCTATTGTTGCGCAGCATGATCTCGCGGAACTCATCGACCGTCTGCAATCGTGACTGGGCCGTGATCGTGGCATTCAGCACCTGCCCTCCGGGCGAGGGCGCGCCTCCGACCTGACCGGCGGACACCTGTGCGTTTTGCGCCCTGATCGCACTCAGAATATCCGCTGTCGTGATGCTCAGGTTTGCCATCTTGTATGGATCGAGCCAGATGCGCATCGCATATTGTGCGCCAAGAAGCTGCGTATCGCCCACGCCGGTCAGCCGGCTGAGGCGGTCCTGCAATGTTGATGCGATAAAGTCGCCCGCGTCATTCTGATCGTGAATACCATCATCGGCATAGACAGCCATGATCATCAGAAACGTCGAACTGGACTTGGTTACACGCAACCCCAGTTGCTGAACTTCCTGCGGTAACATGGGTGTTGCCTGCGCCAGCTTGTTCTGGACCTGCACTTGCGCGATGTCCGGGTCGGCACCTTGCTCGAAAGTCAAGGTGACAGTCAGATTTCCGGCCCCGTCGCTGGACGAGGTGAAATAGCGCAGATTGTCTATGCCCTTGAGCTGCTGCTCGATCACTTTCGTGGTTGTGTTTTCCAGTGTTTCCGCGTCAGCGCCCGGATAGCTGCCCATGATCTGCACGGTCGGGGGCGCGATCGACGGGAACTGGGCCACAGCAAGGGAACGCAAGGCAATTGCGCCCGCAAGCATCAACACGATGGCAAGGACCCATGCAAAGATGGGTCTGTCAATGAAGAAACGCGACATTTGCTACTTCGTCCCGCTTGCGCTGGCGGTCACTTGCTGCGGTTTTTCAGGCTTTACTACCGTGCCTGGGCGCAGGTTCATCAGACCCTCGACGATAAGCCGGTCGCCAGGCTTGAGCCCGTCCGTCACAATCCACTTATCGCCGACCGCGCGATCCGTCTTGACTTGACGAACCTCAACCTTGTTGTCCTTGCCAATCACCATGGCGGTGGCGCGGCCGCGCACATCCCGGGAGATGCCTTGCTGGGGGGCTAGTATGATATTGATGCGCTCACCTTCGACAACCCGTGCACGCACATACATGCCGGGAAGCAGCAGGCCGTCGGGATTGGGAAAGGTGGCGCGCAACACAACTGCGCCGGAGTCCGGGTCGACAGTGACATCGGAAAACTGAAGCCGCCCCTCAAGGGGATAGACCGAGCCATTTGGAAGAGTCAGCTTTATGCGTGCGCCATCACTTTCGTTCAGTTCGCCGGCAGCCAGGGACTGCCTGAGGTCGATGAGCTGCGCGGCGGACTGGGTCACATCGACATAGACCGAATCGGTTCGCTGGATTGTCGCCAGAGGGCTTGCTTGCGCCGCCGAGACAAGCGCGCCGGGCGTGATCAGCGAGCGACCGATTCTCCCCGAAATCGGAGCGCGAATGCGTGTGAAATTCTGGTTGACCTGCGCGACACGCAGCGCACCTTGCTGCGCTGCGACGTTGGCGCGGGCCTGCGCCGCAGCTGCTGCCGCATCGTCAAATTCCTGCTTGCTGACGGCATTGATCGCAACAAGGTCTTTGTAGCGGCTCGCTTGTGAAGCGGTTGAGTTGATCGTTGCCCTGGCGACAGCAAGGGCACCCTGAGCCTGCGCAACGGCCGCGCGATAAGGTGCGTCCTCGATTTCATACAAGACCTGTCCCGCCCTGACGAAGCTGCCTTCTTCAAACAACCTGCGGCGAATGACACCGGAAATCTGCGGTCGAACATCGGCCGTTTCCCGAGCGGCAATCCGTCCCGGCAGTTCGTTTGCCAGTTCTGTCGATCCTGTCGCGAGCGTGACGATTCCCACAGTTGGAGGAGGCGGCTCGAACTGTTCCTGCCCACAGGCCGCAAGCGAGAGTGTCAGGATACAGGCGAGAATTACGCCTTGTATGCCATTTTGCATGGTGCATTTTCCGTTGTAAACACGTACTGGCGAGTAAATGAACGCTCATTCACTCGCCAGTCGAGTAGGTTTCGAAAACTAGGATTGCAAGGTGAAATAGACGGGGAGTGGTGAAATGTCCGCGATCGAACACAAGCTGCCCAGTAAGGATCGCATCCTGCTTGCGGCGCGTAAGCTCTTTGGCGAAAACGGTTTTCATCGGACATCAATGTCCGAACTGGCGGCAGGGGCGGACATGTCGGTCGGTCTGATCTACCGCTCGTTCAAGAGCAAGGAAGAGATAATCGAGGCGATTGTTTGCGCCGATTTCGATCGCAAACTCGCTGAGTTCGAAAGCCTTCGGCAGAGGTTGGTCGATGGAGAGCTAACGGTCAGGCAAACTTTCGAAGAGCTCTTCCAAAAAACCATCGAGGAGAATCGAGAGGCCTTGGCATTCGACATCCTTGCGGAAGGCTTTAGAAACGGGCGAGTCGGAAGAACCATTGACGAATCGTGTCAGCGGTTTCGCGATTATTTGCGCCAATTCATACGAACTGCGAATGGCGGATTGAACAACGAAGAACTTGAGGGTGCGACTGAGTTGGCGTTGTGCTGTCTGTTTGGTCTCGGGCATCGCAACATATCAAAGCCTCGGCTTGGCGCTGTTCAAACCGCTCGTCAGAGTGCCAGAATGGTTACAGCCGCGCTGGAAGGCCTCTGAAAAAGAGGCTACACGCAGTCAGGACTACCAGGAACTGGCCTGCGTCCTGATGGATCAACCCAGACCGGGCCGGAAAGATGCCTAGTAGCGGCGCTTCATATCGTACTGAGCCGCGCCTAGTTGATCCGGGAGATAGAGCGACGCATGGGACGGGACGGGCCTGGCGCGCAATACGATCCGCAAGTACTTGCGCAACGGCACGGTGGAACGCGCTCGTGCCCGCATTATCACATGGCATCGTTATAGCACCAACGTCTCCCGTCCAGGTCAAGACGCGGCTCATCAACATTGCGCTTCAAATGCATAAAGTGGGCCCGGGACAGCGTTCCCGATGCAACGGATGAAGGCGGTTCTGAATGACCACCAACGGCAATCGGGTGCGGCGCAGTATTGACGCCCACGCGCTCATCTGCTTGGTCTTTCGCGCGCAACCTGCCGACCCGCACGCACCAAACGGTGCGCGACATGAAATTCCTTGGCTTCCCAACTACCTTGTTCGTCCTTGCGTGTGCCGCTCCCACCAGTGCGCGCGAAGTCGATCTGCTGCAATTCGCGAATGCCAACGCAGTTGAGCCCGAGTCCAAATCTACCTTCGACACGCGCAGAGGCGGCGTGGCTGTTTCTACCTCCTTGCTCGACCACTTTGCAGAAGAATTGGAGGAACAAACGCAAGCAGCCGTTTTGCAGATTAGTCCTGTCGGCGGATTAATTCGATCGCGCGTCGATGATTTGAACCTGCCGCGGCAACGGTCGGCAACGGCAGGCTTGGCCTGTGACGGTGCATCGTACACTCCAACATGGTGGCTCTCGCTCACAGCTGAGACGCGCAGATCACTGTACTTCGACACCGTCGCCCGGATCGCATGCGAACATGGTCTTCCCACTCGCCTGCTTGATGCCGTGATTGCCCAGGAGTCAGGCTACAATTCGCGCGCGATCAGTTCTGCTGGCGCCATGGGCATGATGCAGATCATGCCCGGCACCGCTCGCTCGCTTGGCCTCTCTCGTCCATTCGATCCGATCGCCAACATGCGCGCCGGTGCTCGCTACCTGCGCCAGCAACTCGACCGCTTCGGCCGCGTCGATCTCGCGCTCGCCGCGTACAACGCCGGACCCGAGCGCCGCTCATTGCGGCGCGGCACAATCCCTCGCATCCCGGAAACCATCAACTACGTGCGCACGATCACCACCAACTGGGCACGCCTCGCCGAACTTAGCCAGGGACAATCCCCATCTGTCGATCGCGCGCGGGCAGCGATGGTGGCCGTCAATTCATCGCCCTATCGCAGCGTCGAGCTGGTCAGCTACGATTGAGGTGCTGGGCCGTCCCAACTGACGCGGTGTCAGCCCGAGACCTGTCGAGCCGACCAATTCATTCGAACAGTCTGTCATCGACCTCAAGCACCCGTTCCTGGTGCTTCAGCAGCATCTCGTAAGTCCGTCCCAGAGCCTCATGGATGAGCTGCGGACGGATCGATACATGCAGTTCGCCGCGGCGACACGAGAGTACTTCGCTGCAAAACCCCTTCATCGCTTCGCAGACGACCGAGATCGACGGGTCGTCATAGGCCGTTTGGTTGTGCAGGAAGACAACGCAGAACTTTGCTCGGACAGGATCGAGCTCGAGCGCATCAAACAGCCGGTCACGCAGTTCGTCGGACAGTGCGGCACCATTTCGCAGAACCTTATGGAGACGCGAGCGTCCCGCACCAATCCGGTCTGCAAGATGGCCCAGCGGCAGTGCCTGTTTCGCGGCCTGCTCAATAATGAGAAGCTTGTAGCGGTCCTGCTCAGTAAGCGGTTTTTTGGTTGGTCCGAACGAAAATGCGGAAGGCTCATCTGCCGATGGGCGCGGCATGAATACCGTATCAGGCGTCAAGGAACGATGCGGCATCGAACGACCCTCCCGAACCAATCGCTCTATGGGATGCCATAAGATGTCAAGTGGGTAGAACCCAGTATCTTTGCGAATAATTCGCAGAAAAATCAAAGGAGTTTATTTGTCCGGACCAGCCAGACTACGAAGGCAATCACGACCCGGTCGTGCATAACCCGGCCACAAGTCTCGGCGATCCTGTGGCGGACTGCATCGTAATCTTCGATCCAGTCGGGTTTGACTTCGAGCCAGATCGAGATGGAGCCTTCAAGCGGAAGGCCTGAGATGAACTTCTCAACCTCCTCGCGCGCAATTTCAAGGCCTTTCGCGCGTGCGCAGGCATGCTGTACGGTCGAGCGCAGGCTCTGGAAACGGCCGGTCGACTTGGAAAATTCGCACATGGCATCGGCCAGAAGCGCGAAGCATTCCTGGCTCACGGTTATGCGGATGTTGCGCGTTCCGCCTGCCACCAACATCAACTCCAAGCGCGATCCTGCGCCCATGAGTATGATCGAGAACCGTTAATATCCCGAGTCGCCGCACTTCGGCTGCGATTCGCATTGCCCGAGTTCCAATATGGCACTCGTGATTTCCTTTTCGGAAATTGTAAATTGTCTGCGCGGAACTCTCGGTTTGCCGATCCGGCATCTGCCGTTTCCAATACGGAAATTGCGACCCCCTTCGCATTCCCGATTCTGCAATCCATGTCCCGCGAAGTCGGTTGCCGGTCGTCCTGCCGATTGCCCGGCGAGCCCGATCGCTGTCCTTTTGACCTGGCCCCGCGAACAACGCGGCTGAAGCAGCGAAAGGACGAAGCGATGCAATTGACGATCAAGGGGATGGGCAAAGTGAAGGGCCAGGCACTCGCGCAAGGCGTGGCGGCATTCGCCATCGCGGGTCTGGTGGGCAGCAGCGCGGCCTTTGCCGGCGCGGACGGGACGTTCAACACCGCACTCACGGCATTCACCGGCTTCCTCGAAGGCTCGGGCGGCAAGATCATCACCGTGCTTTCGCTTGCCGGCGGCATTGTCGGGCTCGCCTCGGGCCGTTTCAGCCTCGGTCAGGTCGCGATCCCCGTCGGCGTCGGGGTCGGCGCTGGCACGGGCGTGCCGATCGTCACCGCCGCGGTCACCGCGACGATCTGATCCATTCACAGCTTCCGGCTCAAGGGGTTCACGCATGGCCCCCGCGCCGGAACAGCCAAGAGGGTGGCGGCGGCAATGAACCGGTACACGGTCCCAGCACATCTCGATGACCCGGAGCTGATCGGCTTCTGGACGCTCGACGAGTTCATCGCGATGATCGTGCCCTTCGCCTGGGGCGTCCTGTCTCAACATATTCTGATTGGGCTCTTTGCAAGCGTGCTGGCCTGGTGGGGATTGCGCAAGTTGAAGGCAGGCCGCGCGGTCTCGTGGATCATCCACACCGCCTACTGGTACCTGCCGGGCTCCTTCATGGGCCTCAAGGCGACGCCACCCTCGCACCTTCGCGTGATGGCAGGCTGAGATGGACCTCTCGATCTCGCATGGCCAGGCGCAGCGCTTGCTTCGCCAGCGCAATCTCCTAGCGATCGGCTGCGCGCTGCTGTTCGGGGTCTGCGTGCTGCTAACGCTGACCGCAGCAAGCCGCGACCGCGAAGTGGTGCTCCAGCCAGTGCTCGCAAAGCCGCTGACGCTTTCCTCAAGCCATGTCGACAAGGACTATCTCGAGCTGGTCACGCGCGATGCCGCGCTGCTCACGCTCAATCGCTCGCCTTCGAACCTGCAGTACTGGATGGAATCGATCCTCGAGATCACCGATCCCAGAACCCACGGCCGGATGAAGGCCGAACTGATGAAGATCATGAGCGAGCAGAACGGCTCGAACGTCTCTCAGTACTTCACGATTGAAAAACTCACTGTCGATCCCGAGGAGCTGACCAGCGAGGTCAATGGCATACTCCACACCGTGGTTGGTTCGAAGGAAGTGACCGCCGAGGCGCGCACCTTTCGCTACGTCTGGTCCTATTCTGGTGTGAGCCTCAAGCTCGCCGGGTTCGGACAGGTGACCGACAAGGACAAGAGCGGAGGCGAGGCATGATCGCGCCGCTCTCCTTCAATCTCGCCTGGTGCCTAGTTGGTGTCGGCAGCGCACTTGCCGGAAGGCCGCTCGCCTTCGCCGGCCGCCCGATCGGGGCAATGCTCATCGCGATCGGGCTTGCAAGCCTCGCAAGCCCGGCGCTGGCCGACCAGAACGTGCTCACCGCCGACAATGGCACGGTGCAATGTGTCGCGTCGGCCAAGGATCTGACTCGTATCAGCCTTGCCGGCGACCAGTTCGCCTCGGTTTCCAAGATATCGACCGGCAATCCGGCCGAAGACTTCAAGATCGTCAACGAGCCGGTGCGCGGCGACATCTACATATCCGTGCCAGACGGGTTTCCGCGCGCGGCGATCTCGTTCTTTGGCACGACCCGCAAGGGCTATGTCTACAAGTTCGTCTGCCAGGTGCGAGGGCAGGACGCCGAGCAGGTCTTCGTTGCCAACGAGGCGATCGCTCAAGACAGCGCGCGCGACTGGGAACTGCGCACATCGCCCGAGGACGCCGCCGTTCGGCTTGCCCAGGCGATGTACCGCGGCGAACCCATCGATGGCTACGACATGCGCGCTTCGGTGCTTGAGCCGGTGCGGCTTGGCCCGCTCGAAGTCCAGCAGGTCGGCGAATGGCGCGGCGCGGAACTGAAGGGCCTGGTGCTCAAGGTGCGCAATGCCGGACGCACGGCGCAGAACCTCGATGAGACCATGCTCGCCGCGCGCGGCAGCCTTGCCTTCATGACCCCCGTGAGCGCCATCGGCCCCGGCGAGGAAACCGCCGTCTACCTCATCCAGTCGAACGGAGCCCGCTGATGGACCTGCGTCGCCTCTTTCAAAAAAGACCAAAGGCTCTCGAT is a genomic window of Novosphingobium pentaromativorans US6-1 containing:
- a CDS encoding type IV conjugative transfer system protein TraE; the protein is MDLSISHGQAQRLLRQRNLLAIGCALLFGVCVLLTLTAASRDREVVLQPVLAKPLTLSSSHVDKDYLELVTRDAALLTLNRSPSNLQYWMESILEITDPRTHGRMKAELMKIMSEQNGSNVSQYFTIEKLTVDPEELTSEVNGILHTVVGSKEVTAEARTFRYVWSYSGVSLKLAGFGQVTDKDKSGGEA
- the traL gene encoding type IV conjugative transfer system protein TraL; this translates as MNRYTVPAHLDDPELIGFWTLDEFIAMIVPFAWGVLSQHILIGLFASVLAWWGLRKLKAGRAVSWIIHTAYWYLPGSFMGLKATPPSHLRVMAG
- a CDS encoding TetR/AcrR family transcriptional regulator, producing the protein MSAIEHKLPSKDRILLAARKLFGENGFHRTSMSELAAGADMSVGLIYRSFKSKEEIIEAIVCADFDRKLAEFESLRQRLVDGELTVRQTFEELFQKTIEENREALAFDILAEGFRNGRVGRTIDESCQRFRDYLRQFIRTANGGLNNEELEGATELALCCLFGLGHRNISKPRLGAVQTARQSARMVTAALEGL
- a CDS encoding efflux RND transporter permease subunit, translated to MSRFFIDRPIFAWVLAIVLMLAGAIALRSLAVAQFPSIAPPTVQIMGSYPGADAETLENTTTKVIEQQLKGIDNLRYFTSSSDGAGNLTVTLTFEQGADPDIAQVQVQNKLAQATPMLPQEVQQLGLRVTKSSSTFLMIMAVYADDGIHDQNDAGDFIASTLQDRLSRLTGVGDTQLLGAQYAMRIWLDPYKMANLSITTADILSAIRAQNAQVSAGQVGGAPSPGGQVLNATITAQSRLQTVDEFREIMLRNNSDGSVVRLADVARVELGIETYGFRGKFNGHPAAAVGINLAPGANALDTVEAIKAELDTLSDDFPAWVKYEFPVDNSTFVELSVEQVIYTLIEAVVLVFLVMFLFLQNWRATLIPTIAIPVVLLGSIAILALAGFTINTLTLFGMVLAIGLLVDDAIVVVENVERLIHTEQLSPKEAARRSMDEISGALVGVGLVLSAVFIPMAFFGGSTGVIFRQFSITIASAMALSVLVALILTPALCASILKPSTNGHNPERSRTGLAGLSDRFFNWFNTTFDRGVSHYGGALGKVERRWGQSMAIYALVVVGMAVIFLRLPSGFLPDEDQGTIINQVYLPAGSTIEETERTLARARAHYITEEGDNVANVFTLAGFGFAGQGQNVGMIFVDMRDWSEREGSENGVAAVAQRANMAFQKITSGMIIAFAPPAVRELGNASGFEVQLVDRAGLGHRKMTEARNQFLGLASTDPRLSQVRPNGLDDTPQLKLDVDQAAAGSFGVAQSDINATISTAMGGTYVNDFIDRDRVKKVFVQADAQFRTSPESIGAFHVRGNSGTMAPISAFATTEWAQGPAKLERFNGVSSIQIVGAPAPGVSTGEAMEAVEELATQLPDGVGIEWSGISYEERTSGGQAPAVYALSMLIVFLCLAALYESWSVPVAVMLVVPLGVLGAVVAATLAGLNNDIYLQVGIITTIGVSAKNAILIVEFAEEKMRQGLSPVQAALEAGKLRLRPILMTSLAFTFGVLPLALSTGAGAGGQNAIGWAVVGGMVSATVLAIFFVPLFFTVVKRVFRQHQEHLIAGRDGDEPDMPREA
- a CDS encoding lytic transglycosylase domain-containing protein, with amino-acid sequence MTPTRSSAWSFARNLPTRTHQTVRDMKFLGFPTTLFVLACAAPTSAREVDLLQFANANAVEPESKSTFDTRRGGVAVSTSLLDHFAEELEEQTQAAVLQISPVGGLIRSRVDDLNLPRQRSATAGLACDGASYTPTWWLSLTAETRRSLYFDTVARIACEHGLPTRLLDAVIAQESGYNSRAISSAGAMGMMQIMPGTARSLGLSRPFDPIANMRAGARYLRQQLDRFGRVDLALAAYNAGPERRSLRRGTIPRIPETINYVRTITTNWARLAELSQGQSPSVDRARAAMVAVNSSPYRSVELVSYD
- a CDS encoding type-F conjugative transfer system secretin TraK, whose product is MIAPLSFNLAWCLVGVGSALAGRPLAFAGRPIGAMLIAIGLASLASPALADQNVLTADNGTVQCVASAKDLTRISLAGDQFASVSKISTGNPAEDFKIVNEPVRGDIYISVPDGFPRAAISFFGTTRKGYVYKFVCQVRGQDAEQVFVANEAIAQDSARDWELRTSPEDAAVRLAQAMYRGEPIDGYDMRASVLEPVRLGPLEVQQVGEWRGAELKGLVLKVRNAGRTAQNLDETMLAARGSLAFMTPVSAIGPGEETAVYLIQSNGAR
- a CDS encoding efflux RND transporter periplasmic adaptor subunit, whose protein sequence is MQNGIQGVILACILTLSLAACGQEQFEPPPPTVGIVTLATGSTELANELPGRIAARETADVRPQISGVIRRRLFEEGSFVRAGQVLYEIEDAPYRAAVAQAQGALAVARATINSTASQASRYKDLVAINAVSKQEFDDAAAAAAQARANVAAQQGALRVAQVNQNFTRIRAPISGRIGRSLITPGALVSAAQASPLATIQRTDSVYVDVTQSAAQLIDLRQSLAAGELNESDGARIKLTLPNGSVYPLEGRLQFSDVTVDPDSGAVVLRATFPNPDGLLLPGMYVRARVVEGERINIILAPQQGISRDVRGRATAMVIGKDNKVEVRQVKTDRAVGDKWIVTDGLKPGDRLIVEGLMNLRPGTVVKPEKPQQVTASASGTK